From a region of the Salinispira pacifica genome:
- a CDS encoding PEGA domain-containing protein, protein MVNKNFKLIISLTVLMMFMSTAVFAQRGGVLGGSSSNSASKTEQHTLRVNLDPSDADLFINGDRYSSRRIQLDEGRYSVRVTAAGYQDYNAQINLNRDQTLNINLQPIQYSIRINANVPDPVVFVNNTRQNGSRFSLSPGNYVIRVEAPGFQVLTRRINVTGNRVFNVSLVPDTGFVSIDVPDSLRDFRVSIGDVSYNRNQLENIALSPGSYVLRMDIGGLVGTVQFDIASDERLEIEPIMTFQFDSEED, encoded by the coding sequence ATGGTGAATAAGAATTTCAAACTGATTATCAGTCTGACCGTGCTCATGATGTTCATGAGTACGGCAGTTTTTGCCCAGCGGGGTGGTGTTCTGGGAGGCAGCAGCTCAAACTCTGCCAGCAAAACCGAGCAGCACACTCTGAGAGTAAACCTTGATCCTTCCGATGCGGATCTGTTCATTAACGGAGACCGTTACAGTTCCCGTAGGATTCAGCTGGATGAAGGCCGTTACAGCGTACGTGTTACTGCAGCAGGATATCAGGATTATAATGCCCAGATTAATCTGAACCGGGATCAAACCCTGAACATCAATCTGCAGCCCATACAGTACAGCATCCGGATTAACGCGAATGTGCCCGATCCGGTGGTATTTGTGAACAATACCCGGCAGAACGGCAGCCGTTTCAGTCTGTCCCCGGGCAATTACGTGATCCGGGTGGAGGCACCGGGATTTCAGGTGCTTACCCGGCGTATCAATGTAACCGGAAACCGGGTATTCAACGTGAGCCTTGTACCGGATACCGGCTTTGTGAGCATCGATGTACCCGACTCCCTGAGGGATTTCCGGGTGAGCATCGGCGATGTGAGCTATAACCGGAATCAGCTGGAAAATATCGCCCTGAGCCCCGGAAGCTATGTACTGCGGATGGATATCGGCGGTCTGGTGGGTACGGTTCAGTTCGATATCGCTTCCGACGAGCGGCTAGAGATTGAACCTATTATGACCTTTCAGTTTGATTCGGAAGAAGACTGA
- a CDS encoding superoxide dismutase — MSFTTPDLPYGYDALEPYIDAKTMEIHHDKHHVGYTKKVNAALEGSEYAGKDIVTLLKDLHSLPESIQTKVRNAGGGHYNHGLFWEIMSPKGGGEPEGVLAKDIEKTFGSFDEFVKQFSTAATGRFGSGWAWLAVDGGKKLSILSTPNQDSPLTQGLTPILGLDVWEHAYYLKYQNRRPEYVENFFNVINWNKVSENYQNLI; from the coding sequence ATGTCATTTACTACACCTGATTTACCCTACGGATATGATGCCCTTGAGCCGTATATCGATGCAAAAACCATGGAGATTCACCATGACAAGCATCATGTCGGATACACCAAGAAAGTGAACGCCGCCCTGGAAGGCAGCGAGTATGCGGGAAAAGATATTGTCACTCTCCTAAAAGATCTTCATTCCCTCCCGGAAAGCATTCAGACCAAGGTGCGGAACGCCGGGGGCGGTCATTATAATCACGGCCTGTTCTGGGAAATCATGTCCCCCAAGGGCGGCGGTGAACCCGAGGGCGTACTGGCAAAGGATATAGAAAAAACCTTCGGAAGTTTCGATGAATTCGTAAAACAGTTCAGCACTGCTGCAACCGGACGTTTCGGAAGCGGCTGGGCATGGCTCGCAGTGGACGGCGGCAAAAAGCTCAGCATTCTCAGCACTCCCAATCAGGACAGCCCCCTCACACAGGGTCTCACTCCCATTCTGGGACTTGATGTGTGGGAACATGCCTATTATCTGAAGTATCAGAATCGCCGTCCCGAATACGTGGAAAACTTTTTTAATGTAATTAACTGGAACAAGGTCAGCGAAAATTATCAGAATCTAATCTGA
- a CDS encoding aminotransferase class V-fold PLP-dependent enzyme — protein sequence MDVHILEQDKRDRDFPIFTRTMRKKPFIYLDSGATSLTPEPVIERIQQYYREYGVNIHRGIYEFSERATREFHEVRLALSRFLNVGEEGQIIFTHGSTESSNLIAYSWGRKFLKKGDIILTTEYEHHSSLVPWHAVCEATGAELRFIPIDRETLELDISSYEDQLDEKVKLLVMSGMSNVTGYMPPLRKMIQSAHDNGTVVALDGAQLVSHHKVDIQELKPDFLFFSAHKMLGPTGVGVLYGRTDLLDAMDPFMYGGDMILKVHKDHSTYHPLPEKFEAGTPNIAGVLGFGAALEYLADIGMERIEAHERSLIDYAEERARDVKGLQAYLVPDSGKRGGIFSFNVEGLHSHDLGAALDAQGIAVRTGFHCAMPLMEWLGVPGTARASLYLYNTRADIDALFQGIEQAKNVFGA from the coding sequence ATGGATGTACATATATTGGAACAAGACAAGCGTGACCGGGATTTTCCCATTTTCACACGCACAATGCGCAAGAAGCCGTTTATCTATCTGGACAGCGGGGCAACCTCTCTTACGCCCGAACCGGTGATTGAGCGCATTCAGCAGTATTACCGTGAGTACGGGGTGAACATTCACCGGGGAATCTATGAGTTCAGCGAACGGGCCACCAGGGAATTTCATGAGGTGCGCCTTGCCCTCTCCCGCTTCCTGAATGTCGGCGAAGAGGGTCAGATCATCTTCACCCACGGCAGCACCGAATCATCCAACCTGATTGCCTATTCCTGGGGACGAAAATTCCTTAAAAAAGGTGATATCATTCTCACCACCGAGTACGAGCACCATTCCTCACTGGTTCCCTGGCATGCGGTGTGCGAGGCCACCGGAGCCGAGCTTCGATTCATCCCCATAGACCGTGAAACCCTGGAACTGGATATCTCCTCTTATGAAGATCAACTGGATGAAAAGGTGAAACTGCTGGTGATGAGCGGCATGTCCAATGTCACCGGCTACATGCCTCCTCTCAGGAAGATGATACAAAGCGCCCATGATAACGGAACCGTTGTGGCCCTGGACGGTGCCCAGCTGGTAAGCCATCACAAGGTTGATATTCAGGAGCTGAAGCCCGATTTTCTCTTTTTCTCCGCACATAAAATGCTCGGCCCCACCGGGGTGGGGGTGCTCTACGGACGAACCGACCTTCTGGACGCCATGGATCCCTTTATGTACGGGGGAGATATGATTCTCAAGGTACACAAGGATCATTCCACGTATCATCCCCTGCCGGAAAAGTTCGAGGCCGGTACGCCGAACATTGCCGGTGTTCTGGGTTTCGGAGCGGCGCTGGAATATTTGGCGGATATCGGGATGGAGCGGATTGAGGCCCACGAGCGCAGCCTCATCGATTACGCCGAAGAGCGGGCCCGGGATGTGAAGGGGCTGCAGGCCTACCTGGTTCCCGATTCGGGAAAGCGGGGCGGCATTTTCAGCTTCAATGTGGAAGGGCTTCACAGTCACGATCTGGGGGCTGCCCTGGACGCCCAGGGGATCGCCGTGAGAACCGGTTTTCACTGCGCCATGCCTCTCATGGAATGGCTGGGCGTACCGGGAACCGCCAGAGCGAGTCTGTATCTCTACAACACCCGGGCAGATATAGACGCCCTGTTTCAGGGAATAGAGCAGGCCAAGAACGTCTTCGGCGCATAA
- the gpmA gene encoding 2,3-diphosphoglycerate-dependent phosphoglycerate mutase, with amino-acid sequence MYKLVLIRHGESVWNKENRFTGWTDVDLSEKGLEEARTAGEILKSEGFTFDIAFNSVLLRAIKTLNIALETMGLHWIPVIKSWRLNERHYGALQGLNKAETADKHGEEQVKIWRRSYDVPPPELDVDDERYPGRDPRYAELSQDELPKTECLKDTVERFLPFWHEEIAPTIKAGKKVVIAAHGNSLRALVKYLDNMSDDEIVKLNIPTGVPLVYELDDDLKPLKHYYLGDQDAIAAKMSAVANQGKKG; translated from the coding sequence ATGTACAAACTGGTACTCATCAGACATGGCGAAAGTGTCTGGAACAAAGAAAACCGCTTCACCGGATGGACCGATGTGGATCTGTCGGAAAAAGGTCTGGAAGAAGCCAGAACCGCTGGTGAAATTCTGAAGTCTGAAGGGTTCACCTTTGACATCGCATTCAACTCAGTACTGCTGAGGGCCATTAAAACCCTGAATATTGCTCTTGAAACCATGGGGCTGCACTGGATTCCGGTAATTAAAAGCTGGAGGCTGAACGAGCGCCACTACGGTGCTCTCCAGGGCCTGAACAAGGCGGAAACTGCGGACAAGCACGGCGAAGAGCAGGTGAAAATCTGGCGGAGAAGCTACGACGTACCGCCCCCGGAGCTGGACGTGGATGATGAGCGCTACCCCGGCCGGGATCCCCGCTACGCCGAACTCTCCCAGGATGAGCTTCCCAAAACCGAGTGTCTGAAAGATACCGTTGAGCGGTTCCTGCCGTTCTGGCATGAAGAGATCGCACCCACCATCAAAGCGGGCAAAAAAGTGGTGATTGCCGCCCACGGCAACAGCCTCCGCGCCCTGGTGAAATATCTGGACAACATGAGCGACGACGAAATTGTGAAGCTCAACATCCCCACCGGAGTGCCTCTGGTGTACGAACTGGATGATGATCTGAAACCCTTGAAGCATTACTACCTGGGAGACCAGGACGCAATTGCCGCAAAGATGAGTGCGGTTGCCAACCAGGGTAAAAAGGGCTGA
- a CDS encoding iron-sulfur cluster assembly scaffold protein, whose product MDQEQSKNIIIRHYRERPWERVPDRPRLEGHEVNRSCGDELTLYVQIDSQTDDVQTETADISTAHVSTETAHVQTDGNVIRDLGYEGKGCSICIASADILCQELKDMPVSEARKIARDLLKILEPGSEHNAELPGDIPALLTLKQFPMRQKCATMGWKILLDITE is encoded by the coding sequence ATGGATCAGGAGCAATCGAAAAACATCATTATCCGGCACTACCGTGAGCGGCCCTGGGAACGGGTACCGGACAGGCCCAGGCTGGAAGGTCATGAGGTAAACCGTTCCTGCGGAGATGAGCTGACCCTCTATGTTCAGATCGACTCTCAGACCGACGACGTTCAGACCGAGACCGCCGACATTTCGACTGCCCATGTTTCGACTGAGACTGCCCATGTACAGACCGACGGAAACGTGATCCGCGACCTGGGCTATGAAGGTAAAGGCTGCTCCATCTGCATCGCATCGGCGGACATCCTCTGCCAGGAACTCAAGGACATGCCGGTTTCCGAAGCTCGGAAAATCGCCCGGGATCTTCTGAAAATCCTTGAACCGGGAAGCGAACATAACGCCGAACTTCCCGGGGACATACCTGCGCTGCTTACCCTGAAACAATTCCCCATGCGCCAGAAGTGCGCAACCATGGGCTGGAAAATTCTGCTGGATATTACCGAATAA